GGCTGAAGTACCAGAAGGATACTGTTCTCACTCTGATGGGTACCAGCTGGAATTCTTGTACTTCAGATTCTGTCCATactaaaggcagaaagaaagagactgtTAAAAAGACCAGtgaattggggctggagagatggctcagcaattaagggcaatggctgctcttccagaggacctgggttcaattgccagcacctacatggcagctcacaactacttgtaactcgtgttccagtggatctgactccctcacacagacataaatgtggGTCAAACATCAgtgcacattaaaaaaagaaaagacagtgcCTAACAACTGTTAGCTTGAACTCTGCATTATTAGAAGACTTGATTCAAAAGAACCAGAAGACTCTCTTCCTTAGGAAGGAAGCTTTGGGGACTGGGAAGGTGATTCAgcgggtaaagtacttgccaccaAAGCATGAGGACCAGCATCCATGAAAGGAGAGATGAGCTTCCTAGAGTAaactggctagctagactagctaAATTGGAGAACATTTTGGTTCAAGTGAAAGATCCTCCAATATATACAGTGGAAAGTGATCGATGAAAGTGATTGATACCTGACATGAACATGTCaggtacatgcatacacatgtacttCTAAACATTTGTGTATATACACAGGTGAACATATAATATGCAGACTTATAGAGAACCTTTCTACGTACTGGAAATAAGAAAAGCATCCCATTTAACACTCCCTTAAATCCAGTTTTCTACACCTTTCAGGCCTTCAAAGAGCAATGCATTCATATCTGGGTGGGAACCCAGACCTCAGCAGTAATACCTGGAGAAAGTGGCTAGTGTGAGCATCTCAAGCAGCAGCTCTGAGCCACAAAAGAAGAGCAAGATGCTGTTCATAATAGCTTCTAGGCGGAGCACGTAGGTCTGCAGCAGCAGGTAATAGGAAGCCATCATTGCAGATGGGAAGGTCAAGGCCACACTAATGCCAAGGGGCATCTTTCGCTGGCAGAGGTTTCCCTTTGTACCTATAAAACACAACCCAGAGTCACCTCTGAATAGTGAATGCTTTTCCTGGCCCTATTTTTTCTCACATCAGGAAGTGTCTGGATGTGACAGACaggcagaggaaagaaaaattacCTTGAGTGGGGATGTCATATTTAAAGGTGAAGTTCCACTGAACTAAGTTTGAAGCTTCAGGGTGTTATAGACTAAAGTCATTTACTCCAGAGGCCCTGCTTCCATTCACACTACCCGGGGAACAACAGGATTCTGCATCAGGAAAAAATTTGGGAAcggtctcttgagtttgaggttagtctggtctacattgagagttccaggacagccagggctacataaagagaccctgtctcacagaagaaaacaaaaaagaaaaaataataatacaagccaggcatggaagaacacacctataatctccGCACTCATGAGGCTAAGGTGTCAGATTGAGAGCTCAAAATTATCCTGGTCTCCTTacttcaaaaaaccaaaaccaagacagctggagagatggctcaggggttaagagcactggctgctcttccagaggtccagagttcaaattccagcaaccacatggtgactcccaTCTATAgtgaatctggtgccctcttctggcctgtaagCATACATGCTTATATAGTATAAACTGtataaagagtaaataaataccaaaaaaaaaaaaaacccaactggttgtgtacatacatacatgcatatatatatgcatatatacactgCATATGTAAAatactatgtatatatgtgtttatagccacatgtatatatacattgcatatataaaatactatgtatgtatgtgtatatgtaaatgaatatatacattaaaaacttttcaactaatgaaaaataattttaggaaatgcattaaaaatatctgttctttggggctacagagatggatGGCTGAATGGTTACTGAGGAccgaggttcagttcccagtacctacatgacagctcaacaatctgtaactccagttccagaggatgtgTATGGCCACAAAAGCCAGATGACAacattgaatcccctggagctagagttacaagcagttgtgagttgCTTAATGTGATTGGTGGAAAACAAACAGGTCTTCCTGCAAAAGCAGTAagactcttaacctctgagccatctctctaacctgacaccttctgacctctgtgggcaccagacatacatgtggtatatatacgtacatacatacatatatacaggcaaaaacaaaaacatccatatacatgaaataataatagtttaacttaaaaaaatatatgttttccTGCTGGGCGCAGtgactcacacctataatcccagcattctgagaggcagagacagatagatgtcatgagttcaaggccagcctggtctacaatgtgaagctacacagaaaaaccctgtcttgggggggaaAAATATGAGCTGgtcatagtggcacacacctgtaatcccagtactcagggaagcaggggcaggcagattgctgtgagttcgaggccagcctggtctacaaagccagtctaggacagacaaggctacaaagagaagcactggttcaaaaaaccaaaataaataaaaattaagtgttcCAAAAGCCAAATACGGAtataactatatattatatagttatatatataaatctttCTTGCTATTGCCAATGTGATATGTGGGGAAAAAATGTTGCCTTgtttttctggcttttctttattaaatttgaGCACATTGgcaagttttgtgttttttttcttttctttttttttttctataggatctcattatgcagccctggcctggcctggccatTATGTGGCCTTGAATGCATAATGATCCCTTTGCCTCTGCTGGTGAtactggattaaaggcatgtgccatcatgttcTCCTTAGCAAGGTGTTTGGTCCTCTGTAGTGACTTATGTGAACTCACTGTTAGTTTCCCTTACCTGCCTTTCATTTGTAATTTAAACACTGAACACTGGGGTGATATGTTCTAAGCAATAAGTGTTTTTGCTCTGTGTTTCTGGGGTTTAAAAACCTCTTGTAGAAAAATCCTGTTTAAAGAAGTGGAGGGAATATTAGAGCTCTTTCGGAATGAACTGCTTTACTCTTCAGACAaagcaagaagaagaagcaggaacTCTTGTAGCTGTTAGGCAACTGGAGAGGAATCATCTAAGATCCAATGCCAGCTGCTAGCCTCACTCAGAAACACACAGGTAAGTCTTGACCCAAAATATAAAGTAGTAGTTTGAAGCCAGTAAGGGGATACATTATCAGATCCAACCTCTGATAGCCTAGGTTATGTTCTTTCTGTTAGTCAAGTTACAGGCTCCAGCATGTCTCATGAGgaatggaaatattttctggataaCACTCACCAAAAAACAGGCGTATTACTTCAATGCCAAGATAAAGGAGCAGCATCACCACGTCCAGGACTAGGTTGGCAGTTGGGTATGGCAGCAAGAGACCTGCCGGTGTAAAAGCCAGAGTCTGCAAACACTGCCTAACAGTCCCCTACAAGGACACAAGTCTCAGCTTCCCGAGAGCTAGTTATAGGGCTGTGGCTTGTTGCAGCTGCAGCTCTAAGTCTAGAAGTCCTGACTGCCCAATGACTGAATTATAATGGCACACAGATCTGAATATTTTAGCGAAGAAAGATGGGGGAAAGTCAAATGGAGAAGCCCACATTTCTCAAACTCAGGATATTCTGGCTGAAAGACTTCCTACTGAATCATTCTAAAGACATCAGTTGAGATTTCTGCCATGCAGTGAAGAGAGATGCTGCAGGGAccaggaaagagtgaaagaaggTTCTC
This is a stretch of genomic DNA from Meriones unguiculatus strain TT.TT164.6M chromosome 1, Bangor_MerUng_6.1, whole genome shotgun sequence. It encodes these proteins:
- the Tmem216 gene encoding transmembrane protein 216 isoform X1; the encoded protein is MTTGALPCACVAGGVTIEWPRRVERPEARAAPRPASGSTTLLRELPRTQFPWGLDMAPRDKRLSSTPLEILLFLNGWYYATYFLLELLIFLYKGLLLPYPTANLVLDVVMLLLYLGIEVIRLFFGTKGNLCQRKMPLGISVALTFPSAMMASYYLLLQTYVLRLEAIMNSILLFFCGSELLLEMLTLATFSSMDRI
- the Tmem216 gene encoding transmembrane protein 216 isoform X3 — its product is MLLLYLGIEVIRLFFGTKGNLCQRKMPLGISVALTFPSAMMASYYLLLQTYVLRLEAIMNSILLFFCGSELLLEMLTLATFSSMDRI